From a single Alkalihalophilus pseudofirmus genomic region:
- a CDS encoding AAA family ATPase, with translation MMWKKWSRIILPELQLLDFKRNTKENKAHMRVPGTHTTHTPNGLEAMKPSPTPHNRESNRPVATTKPVKEKSSRKRLYKEEIDQLFHLVETSVGQRVYGQKEYLKELVLWFKKQYLLEGSLDGKAQVISVTGPIGTGKTEGLTEVVKTLHHHKLLTNQQVITLDVSLYSEKDIHSNFVKDFSSAFSYGGSTIVFKGIKSAHTQVLTNLEQLVKNGYFRTEAGVMIDAANHRLVFITEKERDLPEAIRSQIQDQLHTKPLELEHLIKIASHMLQRAQSQAAELTNKQITYDDAVAELLAELSLNTEENGRVLKKWISIQLVESLVAARARGQLNDQAHLITADHAIYIEGQAHPLLTLEKAEAESVEQAFNELESLIGLAEVKTFVHELTKTVELQLKRKEMGLSTTPLTLHMIFSGNPGTGKTTVARLISSILKGLGILSKGQLVEVARQDLVGEYVGHTGPKTMSKIQEALGGVLFIDEAYALSRNQHDSFGQEAIDTLVKGMEDHREDLVVILAGYTQEMEGFLKTNPGLRSRFPFQVEFSDYRADELYTMLELMAQKRDYHLDQESKKPLIELFERKQIPGRNDSGNGRLVRNVLEEAIRKQSVRVNEEAEADYQLLTVEDFGIMETQRFDLEEELSAYVGLDSVKNVIRTLEKQLLANKRRKEAGHTIRTEQVLNMVFSGNPGTGKTTIARTLSQMMKELGVLKKGHLVEVGRSELVSGYAGQTAEKTKSVVESALGGVLFIDEAYALVDGHGGYGEEAINEIVRLMEIHKDNLIVILAGYEDDMKKLLDTNAGLYSRFPLHIHFPDYTATELVQMLHILTKHRGFLLSHELDTELESAFRRKQAADREAAGNGRMVRNELEAAIRRQSVRIAEIDSNEPEALIELQAEDFDIHVETENKDQAKEQLNDIIGLQNVKTFMENLFAQVAMNERRKALNLPEISGQSLHMSFTGNPGTGKTTIARIAAKRLHELGVIATDRLIETDRSGLVAGYVGQTALKTKQIIDEARGGVLFIDEAYSLAGDQFGQEAIDTIVKAMEDLKGELVVIVAGYEKEMTEFWESNSGLRSRFPHQIAFPDYSTDELVKISNVMFTHKGYKIEAGALDAIREQCEMETAKASRGNGRFVRSLMEATIRKHSVRLMNVPDAELEELITITKEDVARREEIA, from the coding sequence CAGGGAGTCGAACCGTCCTGTTGCAACGACTAAGCCAGTCAAAGAGAAGTCCTCGAGAAAGCGGCTTTATAAAGAAGAGATTGATCAGTTATTCCATTTAGTTGAGACGTCTGTTGGCCAGCGTGTGTATGGTCAAAAGGAATATCTGAAAGAGCTCGTCCTATGGTTTAAGAAGCAATACTTACTTGAGGGAAGTCTTGACGGTAAAGCTCAAGTGATCTCTGTGACAGGGCCGATCGGAACAGGGAAAACAGAAGGATTGACAGAAGTCGTAAAGACGCTTCATCACCATAAACTGCTTACCAACCAACAAGTCATTACACTCGATGTGAGTCTCTACAGTGAAAAAGATATACATTCTAATTTCGTCAAAGATTTCTCAAGTGCCTTCTCCTACGGGGGCTCAACGATCGTGTTTAAAGGGATCAAAAGTGCACATACACAGGTTCTAACTAACTTAGAGCAATTAGTGAAAAATGGCTATTTTAGAACAGAAGCAGGCGTCATGATTGATGCTGCGAATCATAGACTCGTCTTTATTACTGAAAAAGAAAGAGATCTGCCAGAAGCCATCCGCTCACAGATCCAAGATCAGCTGCATACAAAGCCGTTAGAGCTCGAGCATCTCATAAAAATAGCGTCTCACATGCTGCAACGAGCTCAATCACAAGCAGCCGAGCTTACAAATAAACAGATTACCTATGATGATGCGGTTGCTGAATTATTAGCAGAGCTATCTCTGAACACAGAAGAAAACGGACGGGTATTAAAAAAGTGGATCAGCATTCAGCTTGTTGAAAGTCTCGTCGCAGCTCGTGCCCGCGGTCAATTAAATGATCAAGCACATTTAATCACTGCTGATCATGCCATTTATATTGAAGGTCAGGCACACCCGCTTCTCACTTTAGAAAAAGCAGAAGCAGAGTCTGTAGAGCAAGCTTTTAACGAACTCGAAAGCTTGATCGGATTAGCTGAAGTGAAAACCTTTGTGCATGAATTAACGAAAACAGTTGAACTGCAGTTGAAACGAAAAGAGATGGGATTATCAACGACTCCGCTGACGCTTCATATGATTTTTTCCGGCAATCCTGGTACGGGTAAAACAACGGTTGCTAGACTCATTTCCTCCATATTAAAAGGACTTGGCATTCTATCAAAAGGGCAGTTGGTTGAGGTCGCTCGCCAGGATTTAGTCGGTGAATATGTCGGTCACACCGGACCAAAAACGATGAGCAAAATCCAAGAAGCTCTAGGCGGGGTGCTGTTCATTGATGAGGCGTACGCTCTTTCAAGAAATCAGCATGACAGCTTTGGACAGGAAGCCATCGATACTCTTGTAAAAGGGATGGAAGATCACCGCGAGGATTTAGTTGTCATCTTAGCTGGCTACACGCAGGAAATGGAGGGCTTTCTTAAAACAAACCCTGGTCTGCGGTCTCGCTTCCCGTTTCAAGTTGAGTTCTCAGATTACCGTGCTGACGAACTTTATACGATGCTTGAGTTAATGGCGCAAAAGCGTGACTACCACCTTGATCAAGAGTCGAAGAAACCTTTAATTGAACTTTTTGAACGAAAACAGATACCAGGCCGTAATGACAGCGGCAACGGACGCCTTGTTCGTAACGTATTAGAAGAAGCCATCCGCAAGCAATCGGTGCGAGTGAACGAAGAAGCCGAGGCTGACTATCAACTGTTAACAGTTGAAGACTTTGGCATCATGGAAACTCAAAGATTTGACCTTGAAGAAGAGCTCTCAGCTTACGTCGGCTTAGACTCTGTCAAAAACGTTATCCGTACGCTTGAGAAACAGCTTCTTGCAAATAAACGCAGAAAAGAAGCGGGACATACGATCCGTACAGAGCAAGTATTGAATATGGTGTTCTCCGGAAATCCAGGTACAGGAAAAACAACGATCGCCAGAACCCTCTCTCAGATGATGAAAGAGCTCGGGGTGTTGAAAAAAGGACATTTAGTGGAAGTGGGACGAAGCGAGCTCGTTTCAGGCTATGCCGGTCAAACGGCAGAAAAAACGAAGAGTGTAGTCGAGTCAGCCCTTGGCGGTGTGCTGTTTATTGATGAGGCGTATGCGTTAGTCGATGGTCACGGAGGCTACGGGGAAGAAGCAATTAATGAGATTGTCCGGCTGATGGAAATTCATAAAGATAATCTCATCGTCATTTTAGCAGGCTACGAAGACGATATGAAAAAATTACTCGACACCAATGCGGGCTTATATTCCCGCTTTCCGCTGCATATTCACTTCCCGGATTACACAGCGACGGAGCTTGTACAAATGCTCCATATCCTGACAAAGCACCGTGGGTTTCTGCTGTCTCACGAGCTTGATACAGAACTTGAATCAGCATTTAGAAGGAAGCAAGCAGCCGATCGTGAAGCGGCTGGAAATGGGCGGATGGTTCGAAATGAATTAGAAGCAGCAATTAGAAGACAGTCAGTGCGCATTGCTGAAATAGATTCAAATGAACCTGAAGCACTGATCGAGCTGCAAGCAGAAGATTTCGACATCCACGTGGAAACAGAAAACAAGGATCAGGCCAAAGAGCAGTTAAATGACATTATCGGCTTGCAAAATGTGAAAACCTTTATGGAAAATCTTTTTGCTCAAGTCGCAATGAACGAAAGACGTAAGGCATTGAATCTGCCTGAGATCAGCGGGCAAAGCCTGCATATGTCATTTACCGGTAACCCAGGAACAGGGAAGACGACCATCGCTCGCATAGCGGCTAAACGCCTGCATGAACTCGGTGTGATCGCAACAGACCGCTTAATCGAAACCGACCGCAGCGGACTCGTAGCTGGATATGTCGGACAGACGGCCTTAAAAACAAAACAAATCATCGATGAGGCAAGAGGCGGTGTCTTATTTATTGACGAAGCCTACAGCCTGGCTGGTGATCAATTTGGACAAGAAGCGATTGATACGATCGTAAAAGCAATGGAAGATTTAAAAGGAGAGCTCGTTGTCATTGTTGCCGGCTATGAAAAAGAAATGACAGAATTCTGGGAGTCAAATTCCGGTTTGCGATCACGTTTCCCACATCAAATTGCCTTTCCTGACTATTCAACAGATGAGCTCGTGAAAATTTCCAACGTGATGTTCACGCACAAAGGCTACAAAATAGAGGCCGGTGCTCTTGATGCGATTCGTGAGCAATGTGAAATGGAAACAGCAAAGGCTTCCCGCGGCAACGGGCGATTTGTCCGTAGTTTAATGGAAGCGACCATCCGCAAGCATTCCGTCAGGCTGATGAATGTGCCTGATGCAGAGCTTGAAGAATTAATTACGATCACAAAAGAAGATGTCGCAAGAAGGGAGGAGATCGCATGA
- a CDS encoding GNAT family N-acetyltransferase — MHQTNELELKLISDKGMEGFYSFHLPKDQEMYTSLPDNYKEVKEGQYRIGIYYKGEPVGFFLLHSTDRVKEYTSNPLSMLLTAFSITEDKQGKGYAKQAMLLLKTFISEEFPYYNEVVLAVNHKNLAAQSLYKKAGFYDTGSRKIGPIGEQYILQLKL, encoded by the coding sequence TTGCATCAAACAAACGAGCTTGAATTAAAACTGATATCAGATAAAGGAATGGAAGGATTTTATTCTTTTCACCTGCCGAAAGATCAAGAAATGTATACTTCGCTACCAGATAATTATAAAGAAGTAAAAGAGGGTCAATATCGGATAGGAATATATTATAAAGGAGAGCCGGTTGGTTTCTTCTTGCTCCATTCAACTGATAGAGTTAAAGAATATACTTCTAATCCACTAAGTATGTTGCTTACTGCTTTTTCAATTACTGAAGACAAACAAGGAAAAGGATACGCAAAACAAGCAATGCTATTACTAAAGACATTTATTAGTGAAGAATTCCCCTATTATAATGAAGTAGTATTAGCTGTAAATCACAAAAATCTTGCAGCACAGAGCTTGTACAAAAAAGCAGGCTTTTACGACACAGGCTCACGAAAAATTGGACCCATAGGCGAACAATACATCTTGCAATTAAAGCTATGA